From Geotalea uraniireducens Rf4:
CCTGGGTAATCAATCTTTCCGCTGCCGCAGCTCCAGCGGCGGGGTTGGACTGGGCATCAGCATAAACGAGCTTGACCGGGTATTTCTTCCCCTTGATGACGATGCCTCCTTTGGCATTCACCTCCTGGGCCCACAGGTCATAGCCGCGCTTGGTGATGTTGCCGCCGGTAGCCAGGTCTCCGGAGAGTTCCGTGATTACCCCTACCTTGAAATAGTTCCGCGCTTCCTGGGCGAAGAGCGGGGTGACCAGCATCAGGGTGCAGATGAGGGCCATTACAAACAGTACACCACGTTTCATGTGTTGCCTCCTTTTGAGCTACCGCCTTGATTGAGTTGTACATCTACTTTGAAAAACGATTCGGCCGAATAATAAAACAATTTTCTATGCTGTAGAACTTAGCACAAGTCATGCCAGATATATGGGAAGTGGCGGGGTATAGCGAGGGGCAATTTTGCCGGTGCGTTGATTACGCAGCGAACAGGACGATGGAAAGGCGGAAAATCCGGGATCACCGCACGCACCTGATGTTACAGGCAGGCAACGGCGGAGAAAGTTTAAGGCGTGATGGAAATGTCGGCAGGAAATAAATGGAAACATCATTCGTAAATAGCGTATGCATGGCTATCAAATTATGCATGCATGCATAATTTGATAGTGTTAACCTTGACGGCGATGGGCTGAGTGCGGTTTATTCAGGTCAAGCCGTACTTCTTGAGTTTGCGGGCGATGGTGGATTGATTCACCCCCAAGACCTCAGCCATCCTGCATTGGTTGCCGTATCGCTCCACTGCCTGGGCAAGGACGTTTCGCTCTACGCTGTCGATTGCCTGTTGCAGGCTCATTTCTTCAGGCCAAGCCATGGATGCCTTGCCCGTTTCCTCCACGCGGGCGACGATATCGCCGGGAAGGTCCTTGAGATCGATCAATTCCATTTCGGACATGACAACCAGTCGCTCGCAGATGTTCATGAGCTCGCGCACGTTGCCCGGATAAGGGTAAGACATCAAAATGTCCGAGGCGGCCCGGGTAAGCCGTTTCTTGATGCCGGTCTTCGTCCCGAAAAAGTCGATGTAATGGTGAATGAGAGGCAGTATGCAGTCTTTCCGCTCCCGTACAGACGGGACATAGATGGGGATGACTTTCAATCGATAATAGAGATCAAGCCGGAATTTCCCCTGGCTGACCATCTCCTCCAGGTTGCGGTGGGTCGCCGCGAGAATGCGGACGTCAACGGTGCGTCCGTTGGTCCCGCCAAGACGTGTGATGCGGCCGTCTTCAAGGAAGCGGAGCAATTTGACCTGCGAGGAGAGGGGGAGCTCGGCGATCTCGTCAAGAAAGAGGGTTCCCCCATCTGCCAGCTCGAAATATCCCGGCTTGCCGCCGGCTTGGGCGCCGGTAAAGGCGCCTTTCTCGTAGCCGAACAGCTCGGATTCAATCAGGGATTCAGGGATGGCGCCGCAGTTGATCTTGATGAGCGGCTTTTTCGCCCGCAGTGAATTCTTGTGGATCAGGTCGGCGATCAGCCCCTTTCCCACGCCGGATTCGCCGAGAATCAGCACCGACGAGTCAACGGTACTGACCTTGATCGCCTGATGGAGCGCCTTGAGCATGACGGGGCTCCGGGCTATGACCCGATGCGACTCCAGCTCCACCTGCTGCTTCTCGATCATGTGGTGGCGGAACTGGTCTTTCATGGCCTCCTGCTCCTCCAACTCCCGTTGCAGGATATCGATCTCGGTAATGTCGCGTTCGCTCACCACGACCCTGATCAGCCGTCCGGCTGTATCGAAAACAGGGGTGCCGGTCAGGATCAGCTTGCGTCCTTCCCGCTGTTGCAGCATGTTCGCAACGTTTCCGGTTCTGAGCACCTCAAGGGTGGCCGACTTGTCGAAAACCCCTTCTGCCACCAGGTCACGCATATTGTGGCCGACGACGTCCTCCGCCTTAATATGGTTGATTCGCTCCGACGCCGGATTTATACGGAGCACATTGGCTTGCGAGTCGCAGATCCAGAGCCCGTCGGAAGAGGAGTTGATTATAGCGCCCAATTCACTGGTCAACTCCTGAAACGTCTGCATCTGCATCGCCATTTCTTCCAGGCCCGTACTTTCCACAAAAACGCAGACGGCCCCGACTTGCTCCTTATCCAGGAGGATCGGACTTACCCTGACCAGGTAGTTCGCTTCCCCGCCCCGTACCGACACTTCAATGCTGTGGGTGTGCTTTCTGAGGCGCTGCACGACCTTCGGCCAAAGTTCCGGCAGGACGTCGTTCAGGTGGATGCCGGGATAAGCGCCGAAATTCTCGCGGGCGCTCTTGTTGGCAAGAATGGTCATGCCGGAGGTGTTGACGGCCAGAACCCCAACTCCCATGGCGTTTACCAGCGCCTGATAGAAATCGTCGGAATTGAGCGGCGCATTGCTCAGCGGCGAATTGATGAATAACGTCGGATCGGTATTAAAAGACATGAAGCGACCTCACGCGATAGGGGAATAATGGTGCATTCGGATGGAATATGTCCGGGAAGGAAAAGGTTTTTTCTCCGTTAACCCATGATGGATTCCATTCGATTTTTCGTATTATGCACAAATGCATTGATTATGCAATAGGGGATAATTTTGTGCCGGATTATGGCTGATTCTTCGAGAGAATTGGGCGATTTATTGGAAGAAAATTGCCATGAGCATGCTAAGTGGTTGGTATAACAGGTTTTAATGATTATTGGTATGGTCTTTGATATAGCACTGAATTCAAGAATATATAAATAATCAATCCCTCGGCTTGAATCACCGGCAGAGCGAGGAGGGTGGTTAGCGACAGAAGGGGAGAGCCAATCGTGACCAGCCTCATAAATCTCTGTACACACCACCTGGAAAAGGAGTCGTACCCATGTCCTCCCGAAACGAAGAATTGATGCAGTTAAAGAATCAGCATGTGCCCCAGGGTGTTGCCAACTTGAGCCCCGCCTTTATAAGTAAGGCCCGCGGCGCCATCATGGTGGATGTGGATGGCCGCGAGTTGATCGATTTCGCTGGGGGCATCGGCGTGAATAACGTCGGTCACTGCCACCCGAAGGTCGTGGCGGCCATCAAGGATCAGGCTGAAAAATATATTCACACGTGCTTCCATGTCGCCCTCTACGAACCGTACGTCGAGCTTGCCGCACGGCTTAACGAACTGGCCCCGGGCGACTTCGCCAAGATGACCATGTTCGCCAATTCCGGCGCCGAGGCAGACGAAAATGCCATAAAAATCGCACGCTACGCCACTAAACGTCCTGCCGTCATCGCCTTCGAAAACGGGTTTCACGGCCGGACACTCATGACCATGACCCTGACGAGCAAGGTCAAACCGTACAAGCTGGGTTACGGTCCTTTTGCCCCTGAAACCTACCGCATCCCCTATGCCTACTGCTACCGCTGCCCTTTCGGGATGACATATCCCGCGTGTAAGGCCTCCTGCGCAGACTACCTGGAGGAATTTTTCATCAACCACGTGGCTGCGGAGCAAACAGCGGCGATTATTGCCGAACCGATCCAGGGCGAAGGGGGATTCATCACCCCCCCACCCGAATATTTTGCCAAACTCCAGGCCATCTGCCAAAAATACGGCATTCTCCTCATCATTGACGAGATCCAGACAGGAATGGGACGAACGGGAAAAATCTTCGCCATCGATCACTGGGGCATCAAGCCCGACCTGATCACTACGGCCAAGAGCCTTGCAGGCGGGATGCCGCTGAGTGCCATAACCGGCCGCGCCGAACTGATGAACATGTCTCACGCGGGAGGTCTGGGCGGAACCTACGGCGGTAATCCGATCTCCTGCCGCGCAGCCCTGGCAGTCCTTGAAATTCTGCTTGAAGACGGCTTGCTCAACAAGGCCGACGAACTCGGCGCCAAGCTTACGGCGCGTTTCGAGGAACTGCAGAAGACCCACGAAATCATCGGAGAGGTGCGCGGCAAGGGCCCCATGTTGGCGCTTGAGCTGGTCCGTGACAGGGAAACAAAAGAACCCGCAGGCGCCGAAGCAAAAAAGTTGACCAAGCTTTGTTTCGAAAAAGGTCTGGTGATTCTTTCCTGCGGCAATCATGGTAACGTGATTCGGGTGCTGATGCCCCTGGTCATCACCGACGAGGAACTGGGTAGAGGTATTGCCATACTGGACGAGTCCCTTCACGAGCTCTCCGCGCAAAAAGCAGGCTAAGGGACTCGGAAAATACAAATATACCATCTCGCATCCTGGCTTCGGGCCATATTTCACTGCTTCTCAATCGCAAAATCCTCAGCGTAGCCATGCTACGCCTGCGGTTTTGCTCAATCGGCGCAGCAAAATCTGACTCCGAATCCAGGCGCGATCTCGGTACATTAGTAATTTCCGAGTTCCTAAACATTCGACTCCCGCCATCTTTACCACGGCTATAACCATGAAAACGGCAGTTAGCCACAGGATTACATTTCAAACATCAAAAGTATGAACGCAAAAAAGGCCGGTTTCCCGGCCTTTTTGTGAAGCTATGCAGTAAATTTTACAGCTTTGTGTGACAGGATGTACATGTAATTGTCGTGTCGGTCCAGACGACGGTCTGGCCTGCTCTCAGGTTGTGACAGGAGATGTTGGAGCAGGTAGCGGTGCCGGCGTTGTACATGCTGTCTGATAGAGCCACCTTGGCGGTATCAAAGGCTGTTGTACCGGTTTTGTAGTTGCTGCCGTTACGGCTCCAGAGGCCGGAGTAGTTGCTGAAACTTCCGGTCCTGAGCTGTGCCTTGGAGATAACCTTGAGCGGTGTGGTCGGGAAGGCGATCTCCTTCTTGCCGTTGACGTGGAAGGTGAAGTCGGCGATTCTGGCATTGCCTTTGACCAGGGCGCCGTTAACCCCTTTCGTATG
This genomic window contains:
- the gabT gene encoding 4-aminobutyrate--2-oxoglutarate transaminase yields the protein MSSRNEELMQLKNQHVPQGVANLSPAFISKARGAIMVDVDGRELIDFAGGIGVNNVGHCHPKVVAAIKDQAEKYIHTCFHVALYEPYVELAARLNELAPGDFAKMTMFANSGAEADENAIKIARYATKRPAVIAFENGFHGRTLMTMTLTSKVKPYKLGYGPFAPETYRIPYAYCYRCPFGMTYPACKASCADYLEEFFINHVAAEQTAAIIAEPIQGEGGFITPPPEYFAKLQAICQKYGILLIIDEIQTGMGRTGKIFAIDHWGIKPDLITTAKSLAGGMPLSAITGRAELMNMSHAGGLGGTYGGNPISCRAALAVLEILLEDGLLNKADELGAKLTARFEELQKTHEIIGEVRGKGPMLALELVRDRETKEPAGAEAKKLTKLCFEKGLVILSCGNHGNVIRVLMPLVITDEELGRGIAILDESLHELSAQKAG
- a CDS encoding sigma-54-dependent Fis family transcriptional regulator, coding for MSFNTDPTLFINSPLSNAPLNSDDFYQALVNAMGVGVLAVNTSGMTILANKSARENFGAYPGIHLNDVLPELWPKVVQRLRKHTHSIEVSVRGGEANYLVRVSPILLDKEQVGAVCVFVESTGLEEMAMQMQTFQELTSELGAIINSSSDGLWICDSQANVLRINPASERINHIKAEDVVGHNMRDLVAEGVFDKSATLEVLRTGNVANMLQQREGRKLILTGTPVFDTAGRLIRVVVSERDITEIDILQRELEEQEAMKDQFRHHMIEKQQVELESHRVIARSPVMLKALHQAIKVSTVDSSVLILGESGVGKGLIADLIHKNSLRAKKPLIKINCGAIPESLIESELFGYEKGAFTGAQAGGKPGYFELADGGTLFLDEIAELPLSSQVKLLRFLEDGRITRLGGTNGRTVDVRILAATHRNLEEMVSQGKFRLDLYYRLKVIPIYVPSVRERKDCILPLIHHYIDFFGTKTGIKKRLTRAASDILMSYPYPGNVRELMNICERLVVMSEMELIDLKDLPGDIVARVEETGKASMAWPEEMSLQQAIDSVERNVLAQAVERYGNQCRMAEVLGVNQSTIARKLKKYGLT